In the Ostrinia nubilalis chromosome 7, ilOstNubi1.1, whole genome shotgun sequence genome, one interval contains:
- the LOC135073290 gene encoding splicing factor YJU2-like, protein MAPFNMRCATCGEYIYKGKKFNARKEDVEIEDYLGIRIYSAHGAFKISFKTDPKNTDYEIEAGATRHFRALKLAEEQAKREEEEQKEEEANNPMKLLEYRTEQSRQEIELLESLEE, encoded by the exons ATGGCCCCATTCAACATGCGCTGCGCGACGTGTGGCGAGTACATCTACAAAGGAAAGAAGTTCAACGCCCGTAAAGAGGATGTAGAGATTGAGGACTATCTTGGGATAAGAATTTACAG TGCACACGGTGCCTTCAAGATATCATTCAAGACAGATCCTAAGAACACGGACTACGAGATAGAAGCGGGGGCCACGAGGCACTTCCGGGCTCTGAAACTGGCGGAGGAGCAGGCCAAGCGGGAAGAAGAGGAACAAAAGGAGGAGGAAGCCAACAATCCTATGAAGTTATTAG agtATAGAACCGAACAATCAAGACAAGAAATTGAACTGTTGGAGAGTCTTGAAGAATGA